One stretch of Thermoplasmata archaeon DNA includes these proteins:
- a CDS encoding 30S ribosomal protein S3ae, whose product MGEKETPPPEGRAKAKAEEAREEKAERHPSAKKGKEKWRAKEWYRVFAPDMFGGQQVAETLAADPNSLPGRVVSVSLQEVTGDFSKMHIKLKLRINKVSGFDAHTIFIGHDLTSDYIRRLTRRKHSKMDGVFTVRTKDGFTVKVKPMAITEKRIQTSQQSAIRNLMSKVITSTSEKQTLGELIRDILQGEMAKLIFKECKPIYPIRKIEIRRTEVIGFPEPDSALPSAIAPEAPPTGAPSPPGGEGAGEAPAGEGIPEQTPNPPAPPASAPDREKGGSAGGTEEEEGHV is encoded by the coding sequence TTGGGCGAGAAGGAAACACCGCCGCCAGAGGGACGGGCTAAGGCCAAGGCGGAGGAAGCGCGGGAGGAGAAAGCGGAGAGGCATCCTTCTGCAAAGAAGGGCAAGGAGAAGTGGCGGGCAAAAGAGTGGTACAGGGTTTTTGCCCCTGACATGTTCGGTGGCCAGCAGGTCGCCGAGACCCTCGCCGCAGACCCCAACAGCCTTCCCGGCCGCGTCGTCTCGGTCTCCCTCCAAGAGGTGACGGGGGACTTTTCAAAGATGCATATAAAATTGAAGCTCCGCATTAATAAAGTCTCAGGTTTCGACGCCCACACCATTTTCATAGGCCACGACCTGACCAGCGACTACATAAGGAGGCTGACGAGGCGGAAGCACTCAAAGATGGACGGAGTTTTTACCGTCCGGACCAAGGACGGCTTCACGGTTAAGGTGAAGCCGATGGCGATAACAGAGAAGAGGATACAGACGAGCCAGCAGTCCGCAATACGAAATCTGATGAGCAAGGTTATAACAAGTACTTCTGAGAAGCAAACGCTCGGAGAGCTCATAAGGGATATATTACAAGGCGAAATGGCCAAGCTGATATTCAAGGAGTGCAAACCGATTTACCCCATAAGAAAAATCGAAATACGGCGCACGGAAGTCATCGGCTTCCCAGAGCCGGACTCCGCATTGCCCTCCGCAATAGCGCCCGAGGCCCCTCCCACCGGAGCGCCATCGCCCCCCGGTGGCGAGGGCGCCGGCGAGGCCCCTGCGGGCGAGGGAATTCCTGAGCAGACGCCGAACCCTCCCGCACCACCCGCCTCCGCCCCGGATAGGGAGAAGGGAGGCTCGGCGGGTGGCACGGAAGAAGAGGAGGGACATGTTTGA